The following proteins are encoded in a genomic region of Triticum dicoccoides isolate Atlit2015 ecotype Zavitan chromosome 1B, WEW_v2.0, whole genome shotgun sequence:
- the LOC119330723 gene encoding elongation factor 2-like, whose amino-acid sequence MLRRESADKIPSKKDFYMKSVQRTVIWMGKKQESVEDVPCGNTIALVGLDQFITKNATLTNEKEVDAYPIRAMKFSVSPVVRVVVQCKVASHLPKLVEGLKRLAKSDPMVLCSIEESGEHIIAGAGELHLEICLKDLQEDFMGGAEIIISPLVVSFRR is encoded by the exons ATGCTCCGCCGGGAATCCGCCGACAAGATCCCATCG AAAAAGGATTTTTATATGAAGAGTGTCCAGCGTACTGTTATCTGGATGGGAAAGAAGCAAGAATCGGTTGAGGATGTTCCCTGTGGTAACACTATTGCTTTGGTTGGTTTGGATCAGTTCATCACCAAGAATGCAACCCTGACAAATGAGAAGGAAGTTGATGCCTACCCAATCAGGGCAATGAAGTTCTCTGTGTCCCCTGTTGTGCGTGTTGTTGTTCAATGCAAGGTGGCTTCTCATCTTCCTAAGCTTGTTGAGGGTTTGAAGCGGCTGGCGAAGTCTGACCCTATGGTTCTCTGTAGCATTGAAGAGTCTGGTGAGCATATCATTGCTGGAGCTGGAGAGCTTCACCTTGAAATCTGTTTAAAGGATCTACAGGAGGATTTCATGGGTGGTGCTGAAATTATTATTTCACCTCTTGTTGTCTCCTTCCGTAgataa